ctgccagcgtccgcagactccggagtccccttctatcattttatgttgcttccttatattttatctagaccttgacatatagagacattaagaataaattcttagaagcttgtgacttatttctaccgggttttgggagttgaaattgtttgaattgtagtttatttatttaagatatttattattattcctcattgataggcttacctagtcttagagactaggtgctatcacgacatcctacggagggaatttggggttgtgacacgaacacctaggtgaaggtcatagccctaggcactttatatcatttgaaaaacaaccaaaaacaatttTCTAGTTTGTAACCATAgtttaaattagacctagaaacaacccaagtttgtggaattgcaatttgagataattcaagctcatacACTGTAATATATATCCTTAAGACCCATTCATAGCTCCCtgtgaaaaatcgaccccgactccttattgggtattactattgcatcgaccgttttcatatctttaaatagaggagtgaaatttgATGAGATTAATTTTCGGCGCCGTTGCCGTGAAGCaaaaaaacggtgttagctatatatttaggtgtgtttttggaatatctcattttccttccttattactaacgtgtgagtattgtaggtgcaatcatggaaaACAACGAACTCGAAAGCATAACCGTGGGAGATAtggatgttgatgatgatgaaatggATGGGGTCCCTCTTGAACCTGAATCCAATAgatgaggccgaccgcctcaataTATTGTGGCCGTTTCACCCCCACCTCCAttacgagcggctccacaccgggggTTACCGAATGAAGactatgcaagtgctatagttcCACCCTATATTAGGGCGGGAAACTTTcgaataaccaacgtgatgctcacttttctcgagcaacgagggttcttcaccagTGCACctggtcaaaatgcatataaatatttaaagGGGGTTGTTAATATGTGTTGGGggaacaaacaaacaaatgtctccgaggatgctttgaggctaagtctttttcccttctctctacgggggaaagccttaGATTGattggaacgtttgccaaatcattactttcatacttgggatgaattagCGGAGGAATATATTGCAAAAGTAATTCTCTCCCGCGCACATGGCCATtattcgggatgaaattctagcattcaagaaaGAGCCTAATGACCAACTACATGATATATGGGAAAGGTAtaggacaatggtgaaagagtgccccaataatgatatgacggagaacatgattcaacaaactttctaccgGGGgatatgactacgccttatgtggaagtgtgtgatattttggatgaaatggaggatacttcatcggcgtggcaatctagagccaatgtcccacaaggtgatcgaaatgtgattcttcttcataaagagttacatgaccatgggcaagtgATAACCGAGTTGACCATGAACCAATTGGTAAAgtctcaacttcaacaagtgcaaaacccgaggcaagtaatgctatggagggagtcaatatgatggtaaataAGAGAAGaccaagaagtccacaagtgcaacaaagagtggacaattttgtgcaagatgatagtgggttcgaTCAAGGAGATTCGTACAATGATTAATatgaagaggtccaatatgtggacaactttcaagggcaaagaaacaactaccaAGGCCCTAGTCTACAGCAATGGAGACCTTcgaataatcaaggtaattggaattctagcaatcaaggcaattggaattctagtaACCATGGAATAGTGGGAACAATCAAAGCAATTagagtggaagcaataaccaagggaattgacAAAACAATAATAATCTAGGAAaatggggaggcaacaaccaaggcgagtggaacaacaaccaaggaaatcgggggtcaggTTTTTAAAGGTCCCATATGTACCAACAACAGAGCAACCCACATtcttatccttctcatggtcctagttcctccaacaatgaaatgggttGTATTGCgaacatgttcaagaaaatgatggagaagaataccGATTACGATGCCctacttgcttcacacaacacatcaatccgtaacttagaattgcaaatgggtcaaatctttCAAgttttaaattctcgtcctaaaagggcactaccaagtgatacaatAGTGAACCCGAAGGGTTGACACACTACGGGTCaagccatggccgttactacaagaaatggaaaaggtgggaatgcacctacctcaagccAAAGTCAACTTGTGGATGATAAGCAAATGgtaaaagaagaggagatcccaaacaatgtggtgcaagcaaatgatgaagtgtagattgatattgatgacacggtggAAGAGACTCAGGAGGATATGAACCCGTCTAtggatcatgtgattgacatactaAAGATGATAGTGCAAAAAGCTAAGGCATCATTGTAtaagccacctcctccatatcctcaaagtcttgccaagaaaaatggcaagaatcaattcaagaagttcattgatatgataaagagtctctctataaatgtgacattagttgaagctttagaGCAAATGCCCGGATATGCTAAGTTTATGAAAAACTTGGTAAAAAAGAAGAGattgatgaattttgaaactatcaaagtcaatCACCAAGTGAGTGTGATTGTACATTAgatggctccaaagttggaagatcctggtgctttcacaattccttgtaccattggaagtgccgaaaTTACAAAAGCTCTTTGTGACCTTGGGGCGaatatcaacttgatgccctattcggttttcaaaacGTTGGGAATTGGTCAactaagacccacatctatgagattacaaatggccgaccGTACAATGAAAAgaccgttgggggtgattgagTATGTATTGGTTCAggttgacaagttcattctcccgacggaatttttgattcttgattgtgaagttgactatgaggtaccgattattcttggtagacctttccttgatataggaaaggctcttgttgatatggaagccggtgaactcactttccgggtagGTGATAaaaaggtggtgttccacgtgtgctaatctatgaggcaaccgaatagcaatgaagtgtgttcatttatgaacttggtgaccgatgtgattattgatgatacaagtaccacgattaatgtgggtttcatgttggaagccattttgctaaattttgatgatgatgaaatggatggcttcatggaatgtgtcaattctttgcaagggatggggtcatacaattatgcaccacgaaaactttccttggatctcaaaaataggaaaatgcctcctacaaagcctttaaTTGAGGAACcccctatcttggagttgaagccattgcctctacatctcaggtatgaattccttagcccttgctctactttacggttattctttcctcttgtttgactaacgtgcaggttgactctacattggcggtgctccacaaaaggaagaaagctattgggtggactttggcggatatttggGGAATAATCCCCGAATTTTGCACGCagaagattaacttggaggaggatgccaaactcTCCAtagaacatcaaaggagactcaatgaagccatgcaagacgtggtcaaaaagtaaatcataaattgtttagatgtcggggttgtctaccccatttctgacagttcgtggacttctccggtacACTGTGTTTTGAAGAAGggggcataactgtggtcaccaatgacaagaaggAGTTGATTCCAACAAAAATATTgatcgggtggagagtgtgtatggattatcgaagctaaacaaagtcacaaggaaagaccatttcccactaccctttcttgacaaaatgcttgataggttggccggccgagcgttctattgctttctagatggatattcaggctacaatcaaatccttattaacccaaaagagaaaaataaaacaaccttcacttgtccctatggaaCTTTATCtctcaagcggatgccatttggcttatgcaatgcaccgacaacgtttcaacggtgtatgatggtgatctttacggatatggtagaggactacattgaagtattcatggatgacttttcggtagttAGGGATTCCTTTAATGATTTCTTGTCAAATTTGGATAAtatattggcaaggtgtgaagaaacgaacttgatgttgaattgggagaaatgtcatttcatggtcaagGAGGGTATTTTCCTtgaccacaaaatttcaaagaagggaaTAGAGGCCTACAAggcgaaaatagaggtgatttctaaaatTCCTCCTCCAACATCCATGATGGGCGCGAGACatttcttgggtcacgcggggttcttccggcgtttcataaaggatttttccaatgtggtgaaccccttgtgaaAGATTTTGGAGAAAGATACTAAatttaacttcaatgatgatttcatgagagcatttgaattgctcaagttcaagttgacaactactcccattatcaccgccccGAATTAGAGCATTCCTTTTGAACTCATGTAcgatgctagtgatgtggcggttggagcagttttggggcaacatatcaacaagatcttttatccagtctactatgctagtaagaccatgaatgattcccaagtcaattacattgtgaccaaaaaagagctccttgccattgtgtttgctattgagaagttccgcccgtacttgatgggtgcaaaagtgattgtccacacggatcatgtggCATTTTGTTACCTTATGAGAAATAAAGATTCCAAAGCccagttgatgagatgggtgcttttttgcaagagtttgatatagaCACCCAAAaccgaaaaggaagtgaaaacaAATTGGCAGACCACttatctcatttggaggaggaggggaggccgcatgatggccttgaaatcaatgactccttcctcgATGAGAAACTCTTAGCCATTTCAaggaaagaggtgccatggttcgtggATCTAGTAAAGTTTCTGGTAAGTGGTATCACCCCGGATGAGTTCTCTataaatcaaaggaagaagctcaaacgggattgtcaaaactattattgggatgaaccatatcttttccggatttgtacggatggagtgattagaagatgtgtaccagaggaggaacaagttgaaattcttTGGACTTGTCATTCTTCGCCGTATGGTGGTCactatggtggagcaagaacggtggacaaagtgctaagttgttgtttctattggcccactctttacaaggatgcaagtgatctagtcaagtgTTGTGATGAATGGAAAAGGGCTGGtaaaatgcccctcaccaccattttggagattaatATTTTCAATGTGTGGGATATTGACTTCATAggaccttttgtgagttcttatggaaacacctacatctaggttgtggttgattatgtgtctaaatgggttgaggccattgctctaccgaacaatgaagcaagaagtatggtggcatttttgaagaagaacatcttcacaagatttggtactccgcgggctattataagcgatggggtTTGCATTTTAGCAACAAAGATTTTGACAccttacttagcaagtatggtgtcactcataaagttacgactccatatcatcctcaagctagcggtccagtggaagtctccaatggagagataaagagtattttatccaaaatagTGAACGCTAACCTggcggattggtcaaagaagcttgatgatgcactatgggcttatcaaactactttcaaaactcctatcaggatgtctccataccggttggtgtttgtcaaagcttgtcatcttctgaTAGAACtcgagcacaaggccatgtgggctttaaagaagttaaatcttgattgggatgcaactGCTAACTTGTGGGTTGTAcgtttgaatgaattagatgaattCCGGtatcatgcatatgcaagttcctccttgtacaaagaaagaatgaagtacATTCATGACAAATATATCCAAAAAAGGGAGTTCAAGGTGGGCAATCTTTCTTTGTTGTTCAATTCACGATGGAAGATGTTTCTCAAAAATCTGAAATCTAAatagagtggtccctttgaaattgtaggtgtgacaccttttggtgcattgtaCTTAAAGAACAAAagtgatgaggtattccgagtcaatggacACCAGGTGAAGCAATATTTAGGACaagctgatgatggccacgtggtggaAGTGATTCGTTTGAAGTGATGATAATCTGTGTCATGCCATGACGTTAAATCAtgtgcttcttgggaggcaacccattttTCTTTGTCTTAGATAGGACTAATTTTGTGCTAattggatttgaagtgtgttgcaggaatgtGTGTGCTTTATAGGAACTGGGCTCAGAAAAATTGGCTAATTAAGAAAAAATGTGTGGACTGCACAATTCTTGATGCTGTAATAGAAGGAAAATACGGTCGCATAATTctagtgcagaccgcacaaactGAGATGGTAAATTGCAAACTCTATGAAGTTTTTCTGTTAGAGAAATGGTCAAAGTGCGGCCgtacaaggaaatctatggtccGCACCAAAACATGCGGTCGCACACGTAATTCTAGGACCGCAGGACAACAGAGGGAAATTGAACAACAGGTAACAGAGTACGGACTGGAAAAGGAATTTTGCGACCGCACTCGTCTCTTGAACCCTTTGCCAATCCCGTATAGTATAACTAGTAGCCCTAAGGCCACTATTGAGAATTTACACTCTCTGAGAAATTAAAACAAAGgctaaaattttgcacactacTGAGTCAATTATCCGCCACTTAATTTAACATATTTGATCATTCCTTAACACCACTTCATCACTAGTATGTTCAAATCATTTCTAgaattcttcaattttcttagttAGTTTATAACTTATTAGTTATTTTACACCATTTGTCAATTTCATATCTATGAGGGGTGTAATTTGTGTTAGGTAAACTCCTAGTGGCTATTTGGGGAATGGGTATTTCGTTTATCATGTTCAATTGCTACTACCATGCCCAAATTGTGTAAAATATTGAAACCATATAGGACTGTGCTCGATTTAAGTTTGAAATGTGCGACCACACAAGAAATTGTTTGGTCCGCAGAATTACGTGCTAAGGGCATCTTGTTAGGCAAAAGTACGGAtcacacttgaaattgtgcggtcctcaAAATTTCAATCGTGGCCGCATAAAAGTGTGTGCGGCCGTAGATTGGGGCGTTCTCTGTTTTCATAGAGTTGCAATTTTTAAGGTATCCACTATGTAACctcactcaaaaatgtgcggtcgCACTAAAAATTCTGCAGACCGCACTTCCCCAACCTGCATCATGTTTTGTTCTGCAACTTCCTGCTTACCTGCATTTGAACTAGAACTGACACATACTGATGTTTTGTGCAGAATATGGTTAGATCCCATTATCGTGGTGATACATGAAAGGGGATGGGTGAACCTTTTATAGGTAGAGGCAAAATCACTTTACCCCTCGCCCCCCAAAGAGTAATAGGTAAGAAGGCCACAGCAGGCCGAAGTAGATAGCTATAACCCTCCTAATCAAGTTAATATGCACCGTTAAGGGAAGAATCGGAGGGCAACTCAGTGCAAGAGCAACCTATTGTGAAATCACAAGCACAACCGCTTCAGGACAGATACCAATTGAGAAATAAGCCAACCTCTTCCGAGAGCAATTCTGAGGGGTCGGCAGGTAACAGCCTGGCTTCAGAGCCTTCATCTACACATTCCCCCGACACACCAGCTACTACAGTGGATGTGGATGAGATACCGGATGATGGACGAGGGGGTGATACCATAGTTGTCGAACTTGAGAGGTCGAACAAGAAAGAAATTTGGGAAGATTGGTTCGTCAGTCTAACTGTATTAAATGGTTTCCGAGAGTGGTGGCCgtcgagatcgctcactcttgagcgtcaATTCTTGTTGAAAGATCTTAATAAATACAACCCGGTAGTATTGAGACAATTCTGGGAGCAGAAAGGGTGGACATGGTTCACTCAAAGTGTGTTAAATGCCAAAGAGTACATGGTCTGGGAATTTTACGCCAATGTGGAGGACATAAAGAATGGGACCAAAGTGACAAAAGTGAGGAATCTGAAAGTGAGGTTTGACCAGAGAACCTTGAACACATTCTTAGGGTTAGAGGATGTAGAGCTGGTGTAATTCTTGGAAAAGGTGGCTATAGGCGATGTAGTTCTCCCATGACTAGTTGCGATTCTGGCAGCTccgggaccaccaccaccatggattacaaCAAGGATTcctattcagcggaacaccctaaattttgaggcaaagggatggcagACTTTTATGTGTAGAAGAATAGACCCGTGCCAAAATGAAACAAATCTCCCGATCCCGTGGGCAGTGCTAGTCGCCTCTATCATGGCCGGATACGCAATCAatatgggtgtcgtgatgtcTGCCAACATATTTTTGGTTGGCAGGTAAAGTGACAGCTCCTACTTATATCCCAACGCTATCAAGGAATACCTTACGGATTAGGGGGTAGAGCCGAGGAATTTTGACACAAAGGTTCGGGCAAAGAAGCC
This sequence is a window from Nicotiana tomentosiformis chromosome 5, ASM39032v3, whole genome shotgun sequence. Protein-coding genes within it:
- the LOC138892974 gene encoding uncharacterized protein — encoded protein: MGAFLQEFDIDTQNRKGSENKLADHLSHLEEEGRPHDGLEINDSFLDEKLLAISRKEVPWFVDLVKFLVSGITPDEFSINQRKKLKRDCQNYYWDEPYLFRICTDGVIRRCVPEEEQVEILWTCHSSPYGGHYGGARTVDKVLSCCFYWPTLYKDASDLVKCCDEWKRAGKMPLTTILEINIFNVWDIDFIGPFVSSYGNTYI